The Salana multivorans genome window below encodes:
- the pheT gene encoding phenylalanine--tRNA ligase subunit beta, whose product MPYVVMPWLGEHVELPKDLTAERLAADLVRVGLEEEAIHSSGVTGPLVVGRVLERTPEPQKNGKVINWCQLDTGERTEDGEVVPRGVICGAHNFEVGDAVVVALPGAVLPGDFVIASRKTYGHVSNGMICSAEELGLADDPRYAGDGIIVLATAAELADDSADSAHLAPGTDALALLGLADEVLEINVTPDRGYCFSVRGVAREYAHATGARFTDPGLPAPAGSAPATPEPTTEAFVVEIDDDAPIHGVVGCDRFVTRVVRGVDPAAPSPQWLQERLRKAGMRPISLAVDATNYVMLDLGQPLHAYDLARVHEPIVVRRARAGERLVTLDDADRALDAEDLLITDSPDGVRGARPIGIGGVMGGASTEVSDATTDVLVEAAHFDPVTIARSARRHKLPSEASRRFERGVDTRLQAIAAQRVVGLLVTYGGGTADDARVGDVGVTTAAAPIVLDPAAVSALVGVDYTEDEVHDTLVEIGADVQAILSSGEDSSVTHELLVTPPTWRPDLTAPEDLIEEVVRLRGYDAVPSVLPHAAVGHGLTREQRLRRGAQRTLAEAGLVQVLSFPFVSPQVHDDLGEPVGDERRSAERLANPMADDAPELRTSLLATLLPIAARNLARGAGEVAVYEVGMVTRTRPGGPGLLPAGGSYPGEDVVAALLKSVPEQEEHAAAVLASAGRAGSGAESAETAIALAVRLASSLGTVVEVHARPVSSPRAPFHPGRCAELTTPDGFVLGHAGELAPSVARAFGLGARPAALELDLGALVTAAGNGLAAGPVGKLSTFPLAKEDLAFAVDARVPAETVRRTILEAAGDLAESVELFDVYEGEQVGEGRRSLAFALRLRAGDHTLTAAETAAVREAAVALVAERLGGELRA is encoded by the coding sequence ATGCCGTACGTCGTCATGCCCTGGCTCGGCGAGCACGTCGAGCTGCCGAAGGACCTGACAGCCGAGCGCCTCGCGGCCGACCTCGTCCGGGTCGGGCTGGAGGAGGAGGCGATCCACTCCAGCGGCGTCACCGGCCCGCTCGTGGTCGGACGCGTCCTCGAGCGCACGCCCGAGCCGCAGAAGAACGGCAAGGTCATCAACTGGTGCCAGCTCGACACCGGCGAGCGGACGGAGGACGGCGAGGTCGTCCCGCGCGGCGTCATCTGCGGTGCCCACAACTTCGAGGTGGGGGACGCGGTCGTCGTCGCGCTGCCCGGGGCCGTCCTGCCGGGCGACTTCGTCATCGCGTCGCGCAAGACCTACGGCCACGTCTCGAACGGCATGATCTGCTCGGCCGAGGAGCTCGGTCTCGCCGACGACCCGCGCTACGCCGGTGACGGGATCATCGTCCTCGCGACGGCGGCCGAGCTCGCCGACGACTCGGCCGACTCGGCCCACCTCGCCCCCGGGACGGACGCCCTCGCGCTCCTCGGCCTGGCCGACGAGGTCCTCGAGATCAACGTGACGCCGGACCGCGGCTACTGCTTCAGCGTGCGCGGGGTGGCCCGCGAGTACGCCCACGCGACGGGGGCACGGTTCACCGACCCCGGCCTACCGGCCCCGGCCGGCAGCGCGCCGGCGACACCCGAGCCGACGACCGAGGCGTTCGTCGTCGAGATCGACGACGACGCGCCCATCCACGGCGTCGTCGGCTGCGACCGGTTCGTCACGCGCGTCGTCCGCGGCGTCGACCCGGCCGCCCCGAGCCCGCAGTGGCTGCAGGAGCGGCTGCGCAAGGCCGGCATGCGCCCGATCTCCCTCGCGGTCGACGCGACGAACTACGTCATGCTCGACCTCGGGCAGCCGCTGCACGCCTACGACCTCGCGCGGGTGCACGAGCCGATCGTGGTGCGCCGCGCGCGCGCCGGCGAGCGGCTCGTGACGCTCGACGACGCCGACCGCGCGCTCGACGCCGAGGACCTCCTCATCACCGACTCGCCCGACGGGGTGCGGGGCGCACGCCCCATCGGCATCGGCGGTGTCATGGGCGGGGCGAGCACCGAGGTCTCGGACGCCACGACGGACGTGCTCGTCGAGGCGGCCCACTTCGACCCCGTGACGATCGCGCGCTCCGCCCGTCGGCACAAGCTGCCGAGCGAGGCCTCGCGGCGGTTCGAGCGCGGCGTCGACACGCGGCTGCAGGCGATCGCGGCGCAGCGGGTCGTCGGCCTCCTCGTCACCTACGGCGGCGGCACCGCGGACGACGCCCGGGTGGGCGACGTCGGGGTGACGACGGCCGCCGCGCCGATCGTGCTCGACCCGGCGGCGGTCTCCGCGCTCGTCGGCGTCGACTACACCGAGGACGAGGTGCACGACACACTCGTCGAGATCGGGGCCGACGTCCAGGCGATCCTCAGCTCGGGCGAGGACTCCTCGGTCACCCACGAGCTGCTCGTGACGCCGCCGACCTGGCGGCCCGACCTCACGGCGCCGGAGGACCTGATCGAGGAGGTCGTGCGTCTGCGCGGCTACGACGCCGTGCCGTCGGTGCTGCCGCACGCGGCGGTCGGGCACGGTCTCACGCGCGAGCAGCGGCTGCGCCGGGGTGCCCAGCGGACGCTCGCCGAGGCGGGTCTCGTCCAGGTGCTCAGCTTCCCGTTCGTCTCGCCGCAGGTGCACGACGACCTCGGCGAGCCGGTCGGGGACGAGCGGCGGTCCGCCGAGCGTCTCGCGAACCCCATGGCGGACGACGCCCCCGAGCTGCGCACGAGCCTGCTCGCGACGCTGCTGCCCATCGCGGCCCGCAACCTCGCGCGCGGTGCCGGCGAGGTCGCGGTCTACGAGGTCGGCATGGTGACCCGCACGCGCCCCGGCGGCCCCGGGCTGCTCCCCGCGGGGGGCAGCTACCCGGGCGAGGACGTCGTGGCCGCGCTGCTGAAGTCGGTCCCGGAGCAGGAGGAGCACGCCGCCGCGGTGCTCGCCTCGGCCGGTCGGGCGGGGTCCGGCGCCGAGAGTGCCGAGACCGCGATCGCGCTCGCCGTGCGGCTCGCGTCCTCGCTCGGCACAGTCGTCGAGGTCCACGCGCGCCCCGTCAGCTCCCCGCGCGCGCCGTTCCACCCGGGGCGCTGCGCCGAGCTGACGACGCCCGACGGCTTCGTCCTCGGGCACGCCGGCGAGCTGGCGCCGTCGGTCGCGAGGGCGTTCGGGCTCGGGGCGCGCCCCGCCGCGCTCGAGCTCGACCTCGGCGCGCTCGTCACCGCGGCCGGGAACGGCCTCGCGGCCGGTCCGGTCGGCAAGCTCTCGACCTTCCCGCTCGCGAAGGAGGACCTCGCGTTCGCCGTGGACGCCCGCGTGCCGGCCGAGACGGTGCGCCGGACGATCCTCGAGGCGGCCGGTGACCTCGCCGAGAGCGTCGAGCTGTTCGACGTCTACGAGGGGGAGCAGGTCGGCGAGGGCCGGCGCTCGCTCGCCTTCGCGCTGCGGCTGCGCGCCGGTGACCACACGCTGACGGCCGCCGAGACGGCCGCGGTGCGCGAGGCGGCCGTCGCGCTCGTGGCGGAGCGGCTGGGCGGAGAGCTGCGGGCGTGA
- the pheS gene encoding phenylalanine--tRNA ligase subunit alpha — translation MTSDHSLPHATDTSTGSDRAEDHAAISPTDTEGVERALALALAAVAAAADLEALKEARIAHTGERSPLALANRAIKDLPGPEKAAAGKLVGGARGRLGAAIKDREAVLEEERAQQILLTETIDVTLPVARGGVGAATTGLAGARHPIARISEEIADIFVAMGWEIAEGPEVEHEWFNFDALNFTPDHPARQMQDTFFLANPVGADGTSEDAHLVLRTHTSPVQARAVLARDLPLYIVSPGRVFRTDELDATHSPVFHQVEGLAIDRGLTMANLKGTLDHFARAMFGPEARTRLRPSYFPFTEPSAEMDLWFPQKKGGAGWIEWGGCGMVNPNVLRSVGVDPAEYQGFAFGMGIERAVMLRYGIEDMRDLIEGDVRLSRAFAVAGEGGEA, via the coding sequence GACCAGCGACCACTCGCTGCCGCACGCCACCGACACCTCGACCGGCTCCGACCGGGCCGAGGATCACGCGGCCATCTCACCGACCGACACCGAGGGCGTCGAGCGCGCGCTCGCCCTGGCCCTCGCCGCCGTCGCCGCGGCGGCCGACCTCGAGGCGCTCAAGGAGGCGCGGATCGCCCACACGGGGGAGCGAAGCCCCCTCGCGCTCGCCAACCGCGCGATCAAGGACCTGCCCGGACCCGAGAAGGCCGCGGCCGGCAAGCTCGTCGGCGGTGCCCGCGGCCGCCTCGGCGCCGCGATCAAGGACCGCGAGGCGGTCCTGGAGGAGGAGCGCGCGCAGCAGATCCTGCTCACCGAGACGATCGACGTCACGCTCCCGGTCGCCCGCGGTGGCGTCGGTGCCGCGACGACCGGGCTCGCCGGCGCCCGCCACCCCATCGCGCGCATCTCCGAGGAGATCGCCGACATCTTCGTCGCGATGGGCTGGGAGATCGCCGAGGGCCCCGAGGTGGAGCACGAGTGGTTCAACTTCGACGCGCTCAACTTCACCCCGGACCACCCGGCGCGGCAGATGCAGGACACGTTCTTCCTGGCGAACCCCGTCGGTGCCGACGGGACGAGCGAGGACGCGCACCTCGTCCTGCGCACGCACACCTCGCCGGTGCAGGCGCGGGCCGTGCTCGCGCGCGACCTGCCCCTCTACATCGTCTCGCCCGGCCGGGTCTTCCGGACCGACGAGCTCGACGCGACCCACTCCCCGGTGTTCCACCAGGTGGAGGGTCTCGCGATCGACCGCGGGCTCACGATGGCCAACCTCAAGGGGACGCTCGACCACTTCGCGAGGGCGATGTTCGGTCCCGAGGCTCGCACGCGCCTGCGGCCCAGCTACTTCCCGTTCACCGAGCCGAGCGCCGAGATGGACCTGTGGTTCCCCCAGAAGAAGGGCGGCGCTGGCTGGATCGAGTGGGGCGGCTGCGGGATGGTCAACCCGAACGTGCTGCGCAGCGTCGGCGTCGACCCCGCGGAGTACCAGGGGTTCGCGTTCGGCATGGGCATCGAGCGCGCCGTCATGCTGCGCTACGGCATCGAGGACATGCGTGACCTGATCGAGGGCGACGTGCGGCTGTCCCGCGCGTTCGCCGTCGCCGGAGAGGGAGGAGAGGCCTGA